A single region of the Enterobacter cloacae complex sp. R_G8 genome encodes:
- the rsmB gene encoding 16S rRNA (cytosine(967)-C(5))-methyltransferase RsmB, producing MKKQNLRSLAAQAVEQVVEQGQSLSNVLPPLQQKVSDKDKALLQELCFGVLRTLSQLEWLINKLMSRPMTGKQRTVHYLIMVGFYQLLHTRIPPHAALAETVEGAIVIKRPQLKGLINGVLRQFQRQQEELLAEFEQSETRFLHPDWLLNRLKKAYPQRWQEIAEANNQRPPMWLRVNRNHHTRDAWLALLEEAGMSGFTHDAYPDAVRLASPVPVHALPGFDEGWVTVQDASAQGCMTWLEPKNGEQILDLCAAPGGKTTHILEVAPQANVMAVDVDEQRLSRVYDNLKRLGMKAQVMQGDGRKPAEWCGETHFDRILLDAPCSATGVIRRHPDIKWLRRDRDIKELAQLQSEILDAIWPHLKPGGTLVYATCSILPEENSQQISAFLKRTPGATLRETGTPEHPGQQNLPGAEQGDGFFYAKLIKE from the coding sequence ATGAAAAAACAAAATCTACGCAGTCTGGCGGCACAGGCCGTTGAGCAGGTTGTCGAGCAGGGTCAGTCACTCAGTAATGTCCTGCCTCCACTGCAGCAAAAAGTGTCCGACAAAGACAAAGCTCTGCTTCAGGAGCTCTGTTTTGGCGTCCTGCGCACCCTTTCTCAGCTTGAGTGGCTGATTAATAAGCTGATGTCGCGCCCCATGACCGGAAAGCAGCGTACCGTGCATTATTTGATTATGGTTGGCTTTTATCAGCTTCTTCATACCCGTATCCCACCTCATGCTGCGTTGGCTGAGACGGTAGAAGGCGCCATCGTGATTAAACGTCCCCAGCTCAAAGGACTGATCAACGGCGTACTGCGTCAGTTCCAGCGCCAGCAGGAAGAACTTCTGGCGGAATTTGAGCAAAGCGAAACCCGTTTCCTGCACCCCGACTGGCTTCTGAATCGCCTCAAAAAAGCGTACCCGCAACGGTGGCAGGAGATTGCCGAAGCGAATAATCAACGTCCGCCGATGTGGTTACGCGTTAACCGTAATCATCATACCCGCGATGCCTGGCTGGCCTTGCTGGAAGAAGCCGGAATGAGTGGTTTCACGCATGACGCCTATCCTGATGCTGTGCGTTTAGCCTCTCCTGTACCGGTGCATGCATTACCCGGGTTCGATGAGGGCTGGGTAACCGTTCAGGACGCTTCTGCCCAGGGCTGTATGACCTGGCTCGAGCCCAAAAATGGCGAACAGATCCTCGACCTGTGTGCCGCTCCTGGCGGCAAAACGACGCATATTCTGGAAGTCGCACCGCAGGCAAACGTAATGGCTGTAGATGTTGATGAGCAGCGTCTTTCGCGTGTATACGATAACCTGAAGCGTTTAGGAATGAAGGCACAGGTTATGCAAGGCGACGGACGTAAGCCCGCAGAATGGTGTGGCGAGACGCATTTCGACCGTATCTTGCTGGATGCTCCCTGCTCAGCAACCGGCGTTATTCGCCGTCATCCGGACATTAAGTGGCTGCGTCGCGATCGTGATATTAAGGAGCTTGCACAGCTGCAATCCGAGATCCTTGATGCCATTTGGCCACACCTGAAACCAGGTGGAACGCTGGTCTATGCAACGTGTTCCATACTTCCTGAAGAGAACAGTCAGCAAATTTCGGCTTTCCTTAAACGCACCCCTGGCGCTACGCTACGCGAGACGGGGACACCGGAGCATCCGGGCCAGCAGAACCTGCCTGGCGCTGAACAGGGTGATGGCTTCTTTTACGCTAAGCTAATCAAAGAGTGA
- the fmt gene encoding methionyl-tRNA formyltransferase: MSKTLRIIFAGTPDFAARHLDALLSSGHQVVGVFTQPDRPAGRGKKLMPSPVKVLAEEHGLPVYQPASLRPPENQQLVADLNADVMVVVAYGLILPKAVLDMPRLGCINVHGSLLPRWRGAAPIQRSLWAGDAETGVTIMKMDVGLDTGDMLYKLACPITADDTSATLYDKLADLGPQGLIKTLQQLADNTAAPEVQDEALVTYAEKLSKEEARVDWSLSAAQLERCIRAFNPWPMSWMMIDEQPVKVWKASVIEGNTSAEPGTIIEASKNGIQVATAEGILNLESLQPAGKKAMSAQDLLNSRREWFIPGTRLA, from the coding sequence GTGTCTAAAACACTACGTATTATCTTCGCGGGTACCCCTGATTTTGCAGCGCGTCATCTTGACGCGCTGTTATCTTCTGGCCACCAGGTTGTTGGCGTGTTTACCCAACCGGATCGCCCGGCAGGCCGTGGTAAAAAGCTCATGCCCAGCCCGGTGAAAGTGCTGGCAGAAGAACATGGGTTACCGGTTTATCAGCCAGCATCCCTGCGGCCACCGGAAAACCAGCAGCTTGTTGCTGACCTGAATGCCGATGTCATGGTGGTGGTGGCTTATGGGTTAATTCTGCCGAAAGCCGTGCTGGATATGCCACGACTGGGTTGTATCAACGTACATGGTTCTTTGCTTCCACGCTGGCGTGGTGCGGCGCCGATCCAACGTTCGCTGTGGGCGGGTGATGCTGAAACCGGTGTTACCATCATGAAGATGGATGTAGGTTTAGACACTGGCGACATGCTGTATAAACTGGCCTGTCCAATTACTGCAGACGATACCAGCGCCACGCTGTATGACAAGCTTGCGGACCTTGGCCCGCAAGGACTCATCAAAACTTTGCAGCAGCTTGCTGATAATACAGCAGCCCCTGAAGTTCAGGATGAGGCCCTGGTAACCTACGCCGAAAAACTCAGCAAAGAAGAGGCGCGGGTCGACTGGTCCCTCTCTGCAGCACAGCTTGAACGTTGCATTCGCGCCTTTAATCCATGGCCGATGAGCTGGATGATGATCGATGAGCAACCTGTCAAAGTCTGGAAAGCCTCCGTCATTGAAGGCAACACATCTGCTGAGCCCGGAACAATTATCGAAGCCAGCAAGAACGGTATCCAGGTGGCAACCGCGGAAGGGATCCTAAATCTGGAATCACTGCAGCCAGCGGGTAAAAAGGCGATGAGCGCTCAGGATCTGTTAAATTCCCGTCGCGAATGGTTTATCCCTGGCACTCGTCTTGCCTGA
- the def gene encoding peptide deformylase produces MAVLQVLHIPDERLRIVAEPVKEVNAEIQRIVDDMFDTMYAEEGIGLAATQVDIHKRIIVIDVSENRDGRLVLINPELLEKSGETGIEEGCLSIPEQRALVPRAEKVKIRALDREGNPFELEADDLLAICIQHEMDHLVGKLFIDYLSPLKQQRIRQKVEKLDRLRSRA; encoded by the coding sequence ATGGCAGTTTTGCAAGTGTTACATATTCCGGACGAGCGCCTTCGCATCGTCGCTGAACCGGTCAAAGAAGTGAATGCAGAAATTCAGCGTATCGTTGATGATATGTTCGATACCATGTACGCCGAAGAAGGCATTGGCCTTGCGGCAACTCAGGTGGACATTCACAAGCGTATTATCGTGATCGACGTTTCTGAGAATCGCGATGGCCGTCTGGTGCTGATCAACCCTGAGCTGTTGGAAAAGAGCGGTGAAACAGGTATTGAGGAAGGTTGTCTGTCCATTCCTGAACAGCGTGCTTTAGTTCCACGTGCCGAAAAAGTGAAAATTCGCGCCCTGGATCGTGAAGGCAACCCGTTCGAACTGGAAGCAGACGATCTGCTGGCGATTTGTATTCAGCATGAGATGGATCACTTGGTCGGTAAACTGTTTATCGATTACCTCTCACCATTGAAGCAGCAGCGTATTCGTCAGAAAGTAGAGAAACTGGATCGTTTGCGCTCTCGCGCATAA
- the dprA gene encoding DNA-protecting protein DprA: MTSTEIWLRLIHTGSLCGDQMLAAAARLLMQTRIDDAVVRDAGLSTKQAQQFFALDENELQRNLAWLEQPENHLLTADDPRYPPLLRTIPDYPGALFIKGNPEALNTVQLAVVGSRAPSWYGERWGKILCEQLSQSGFTITSGLACGIDGVAHHAALSVKGRSVAVLGNGLFSIYPRRHQALAARLIESEGAIVSEFPLSAPPWPANFPRRNRIISGLSLGVLVVEAALRSGSLVTARYALEQGREVFALPGPIGNPGCEGPHWLIKQGATPVTSVEDILENLQYGLHWLTDEPEKRHFSSDQEKVALPFPSLLANVGDEVTPVDVVAERAGQPVPVTVAQLLELELAGWIAAVPGGYVRLRRASHVRRTDVFV; this comes from the coding sequence ATGACGTCCACGGAGATATGGTTACGGCTAATCCACACAGGTTCTCTGTGTGGTGATCAGATGCTCGCAGCGGCAGCGCGACTACTTATGCAGACAAGGATTGATGATGCCGTTGTCAGAGATGCCGGGCTGTCAACAAAACAGGCTCAACAGTTCTTTGCGCTTGATGAAAATGAACTGCAACGAAATCTGGCGTGGCTAGAACAGCCGGAGAATCATCTGCTGACGGCGGATGATCCTCGTTACCCCCCTTTACTTCGCACGATCCCTGACTACCCCGGCGCATTGTTTATTAAAGGCAATCCTGAAGCCCTTAACACCGTTCAACTGGCGGTTGTGGGTAGCCGCGCACCATCCTGGTACGGTGAGCGATGGGGGAAAATCCTGTGCGAACAACTTTCACAAAGTGGTTTCACGATCACCAGTGGGCTGGCCTGCGGTATTGACGGCGTCGCTCACCACGCCGCGCTGTCTGTAAAAGGGCGAAGTGTCGCGGTGCTTGGAAACGGGCTGTTTAGCATTTATCCCCGTCGGCATCAGGCTCTGGCTGCACGGCTTATCGAATCAGAGGGGGCTATTGTGTCGGAGTTCCCGCTGTCAGCGCCGCCCTGGCCGGCAAATTTTCCACGTCGTAACCGAATTATCAGCGGTCTGAGTCTGGGCGTGCTGGTGGTGGAGGCCGCTTTAAGAAGCGGCTCACTCGTTACGGCACGGTATGCGCTAGAACAGGGGCGAGAAGTCTTTGCCTTACCTGGCCCGATAGGTAACCCGGGGTGTGAGGGCCCCCACTGGCTCATCAAGCAGGGGGCAACGCCTGTGACGAGCGTCGAGGACATCCTTGAAAATTTGCAATATGGCTTGCACTGGTTAACAGATGAACCCGAAAAGCGACATTTTTCATCAGATCAGGAGAAGGTGGCATTGCCATTTCCCAGCCTCCTGGCTAACGTAGGAGATGAGGTAACACCTGTTGACGTTGTCGCTGAACGTGCCGGCCAACCTGTGCCAGTAACGGTAGCACAGCTACTCGAACTGGAGTTAGCAGGGTGGATCGCAGCTGTACCCGGCGGCTATGTCCGATTGAGGAGGGCAAGCCATGTTCGACGTACTGATGTATTTGTTTGA
- the smg gene encoding DUF494 family protein Smg produces the protein MFDVLMYLFETYIHNEAEMRVDQDKLTQDLTDAGFEREDIYNALMWLEKLADYQEGLAEPMQLASDPLSVRIYTAEECERLDASCRGFILFLEQIQVLNLETREMVIERVMALDTAEFELDDLKWVILMVLFNIPGCENAYQQMEELLFEVNEGMLH, from the coding sequence ATGTTCGACGTACTGATGTATTTGTTTGAGACTTACATCCATAACGAAGCAGAAATGCGAGTGGATCAGGACAAATTGACACAGGATCTTACCGATGCGGGGTTTGAACGGGAAGATATTTATAATGCGTTGATGTGGCTGGAAAAACTGGCTGATTATCAGGAAGGCCTTGCCGAACCGATGCAGCTTGCTTCTGACCCATTGTCTGTGCGCATTTATACCGCTGAAGAGTGTGAAAGGCTGGACGCCAGCTGCCGGGGATTCATCTTATTCCTTGAGCAGATTCAGGTGCTAAACCTCGAAACAAGAGAAATGGTGATAGAGCGCGTTATGGCGCTGGATACGGCAGAGTTCGAACTGGATGACCTTAAGTGGGTGATCCTGATGGTTCTGTTTAATATTCCAGGCTGTGAAAATGCCTATCAGCAAATGGAAGAATTACTCTTTGAAGTGAATGAAGGTATGCTGCACTAA
- a CDS encoding type I DNA topoisomerase produces the protein MAKSALFTVHKNEPCPQCGAELVIRSGKHGPFLGCSHYPECDYVRPLKSQADGHIVKILEGQLCPQCGGELALRQGRFGMFIGCSRYPECEHTEQIDKPDETAIACPQCQRGQLVQRRSRFGKTFHSCDRYPECQFVINFKPVAGICPHCDYPLLIEKKTAQGMKRFCASKQCGKPVSAD, from the coding sequence ATGGCCAAATCAGCACTGTTCACGGTGCATAAAAACGAGCCCTGCCCACAGTGCGGGGCTGAACTTGTCATTCGGTCCGGGAAACACGGTCCGTTTCTCGGTTGTTCACACTATCCGGAATGTGATTATGTTCGTCCCCTGAAGAGCCAGGCGGACGGACATATCGTTAAAATTCTGGAGGGGCAACTTTGCCCACAGTGCGGCGGTGAACTGGCGTTACGCCAGGGCCGTTTTGGTATGTTTATTGGTTGCAGTCGCTATCCTGAATGTGAGCATACAGAACAAATTGATAAGCCAGATGAAACAGCAATTGCCTGTCCCCAGTGCCAGCGTGGACAACTGGTACAGCGTCGTTCTCGTTTTGGCAAGACCTTCCATTCCTGCGATCGCTATCCTGAATGCCAGTTCGTTATCAATTTTAAACCGGTAGCGGGTATCTGCCCTCATTGCGATTATCCGTTACTTATAGAGAAGAAAACGGCGCAAGGTATGAAACGCTTTTGTGCCAGTAAACAATGTGGAAAGCCGGTTTCGGCGGATTAA
- the tsaC gene encoding L-threonylcarbamoyladenylate synthase type 1 TsaC: MNNNLPSGSIAHAVEVLKNEEVIAYPTEAVFGVGCDPDSETAVNRLLTLKQRPVEKGLILIAANYEQLKPYIDDSMLTPAQRDTIFSAWPGPVTFVFPAQLTTPRWLTGRFDSLAVRVTDHPLVVELCLAFGKPLVSTSANLTGQPPCRSTEEVLAQFGNDFPVAVGETGGRLNPSEIRDALTGERFRQG; this comes from the coding sequence GTGAATAATAACCTGCCATCAGGATCCATTGCGCATGCAGTGGAGGTTCTGAAAAATGAAGAAGTCATCGCCTATCCAACAGAAGCTGTCTTTGGGGTCGGTTGCGATCCTGACAGCGAGACAGCTGTGAATCGCTTACTTACGCTAAAACAGAGACCTGTCGAAAAAGGATTGATTTTGATCGCTGCTAATTATGAGCAGCTTAAACCTTATATTGATGATTCCATGCTCACGCCGGCGCAACGGGATACCATTTTCTCTGCGTGGCCAGGGCCGGTGACCTTTGTTTTCCCGGCGCAGCTAACAACGCCCCGCTGGTTAACAGGCCGTTTCGATTCCCTCGCTGTCCGTGTCACCGATCATCCGCTGGTGGTTGAGCTATGTCTGGCGTTTGGTAAACCGCTGGTCTCAACCAGTGCCAACCTTACCGGGCAGCCTCCTTGCCGGAGCACCGAAGAGGTGCTGGCGCAGTTCGGGAATGACTTCCCGGTAGCCGTCGGTGAAACCGGAGGTCGTCTTAATCCATCGGAAATCCGCGACGCCTTGACCGGCGAACGTTTTCGCCAGGGGTAA
- the aroE gene encoding shikimate dehydrogenase: protein METYAVFGNPIAHSKSPLIHQQFAEQLQIDHPYGRVLAPVDAFVTTLNAFFDAGGKGANVTVPFKEDAFERADELTERASLAGAVNTLKRLEDGRLLGDNTDGIGLLSDLERLSFIKPGFRVMLIGAGGASRGVLLPLLSLDCAVTITNRTFARAEALAALFAHTGSVSAIALDELAHHEFDLIINATSSGIGGEVPAIPSSLINSHLYCYDMFYQKGKTPFLSWCEQHGAKHLADGLGMLVGQAAHAVLLWHGVLPAVEPVIEKLKQELTT, encoded by the coding sequence ATGGAAACCTATGCCGTTTTTGGTAATCCGATCGCACACAGCAAGTCGCCGTTGATCCATCAGCAGTTTGCTGAACAACTGCAGATAGATCATCCCTATGGCCGAGTGCTGGCACCTGTTGATGCCTTTGTTACCACCCTGAATGCTTTTTTTGACGCGGGGGGGAAAGGTGCCAATGTGACAGTGCCTTTTAAAGAAGACGCTTTTGAACGTGCGGATGAGCTGACTGAGCGCGCTTCTCTTGCGGGTGCCGTGAATACGCTTAAACGGCTGGAGGATGGCCGCCTTTTGGGAGACAACACTGACGGAATCGGCTTACTGAGCGACCTGGAAAGGCTCTCATTCATCAAACCCGGGTTCCGGGTTATGTTGATTGGTGCCGGTGGGGCATCGCGAGGCGTATTGTTACCGCTCCTTTCACTGGATTGTGCGGTCACTATTACCAATCGAACCTTTGCCCGAGCGGAAGCGCTGGCGGCGTTGTTTGCACATACTGGCAGCGTGAGCGCGATCGCTCTTGATGAACTTGCTCATCATGAGTTTGATCTTATCATTAATGCCACCTCCAGCGGCATTGGTGGTGAAGTACCGGCGATCCCGTCCTCGTTGATAAACAGCCACCTCTATTGCTACGACATGTTTTATCAGAAAGGGAAAACCCCCTTCCTGAGCTGGTGTGAACAACACGGCGCAAAACATTTGGCTGATGGTCTGGGCATGCTGGTGGGGCAGGCTGCGCATGCAGTACTGCTCTGGCACGGTGTGTTACCCGCTGTAGAACCGGTCATTGAAAAGCTGAAGCAGGAACTCACGACGTGA
- a CDS encoding DUF1488 domain-containing protein encodes MNQAIHFPDREHWDESKQAVCFPVLVHGMQLTCAISGETLERRFGGSTPLEVFCENRWDLEEEASDLIRDQQEDDQGWIWLS; translated from the coding sequence GTGAACCAGGCGATCCACTTTCCCGACAGAGAACACTGGGACGAGAGTAAGCAAGCGGTCTGTTTTCCGGTGCTCGTACACGGAATGCAACTGACATGTGCCATTAGCGGTGAAACGCTCGAGCGCCGCTTTGGTGGCTCAACTCCATTAGAGGTATTTTGTGAAAATCGCTGGGATCTTGAAGAGGAAGCCAGCGATTTAATCCGCGATCAGCAGGAAGACGATCAGGGCTGGAT